Proteins from a single region of Kluyveromyces lactis strain NRRL Y-1140 chromosome C complete sequence:
- a CDS encoding uncharacterized protein (weakly similar to uniprot|Q99395 Saccharomyces cerevisiae YPL229W Hypothetical ORF) gives MSNTTPWQYTSTGSPQTPSAVSANLFGNSMSLSSTSSTSSSSVGNNNKSSMSSGQNIGMLGPAPGMLNMNMNIPMGVDSTSRLGSGAGTGVGSLMYSLPQESLLSKNMSKSFEDDLFFCPRSLLSKEELSQCSQIDLLYNQHQQQIHQNHHQQLPLPVPLQQQQNHQQQQQRPRFNPYTSQSFNPGAV, from the coding sequence ATGTCTAATACGACACCATGGCAGTATACAAGTACGGGGTCTCCGCAGACTCCAAGTGCAGTGAGTGCGAATTTATTTGGAAATAGTATGAGTCTAAGTTCAACAAGCAGTACAAGCAGTTCAAGCGTTGGGAATAATAACAAGAGTAGTATGTCATCTGGCCAGAATATTGGCATGCTGGGACCGGCTCCTGGTATGCTGAATATGAATATGAACATACCTATGGGTGTTGATTCTACGTCCAGGCTGGGATCTGGAGCAGGAACTGGAGTCGGATCTTTGATGTACAGTTTACCTCAGGAATCGCTTCTCAGTAAGAATATGAGCAAATCGTTCGAGGACGATTTATTCTTTTGTCCAAGGTCATTATTATCTAAGGAAGAGCTTTCGCAGTGCTCGCAGATAGATTTGTTGTACAACCAACACCAGCAACAAATACATCAGAACCATCATCAACAACTGCCCCTACCAGTTCCTTtacagcaacaacagaaccaccagcaacagcaacagaGACCACGTTTCAATCCATATACTTCCCAAAGCTTCAACCCTGGTGCAGTTTGA
- the CET1 gene encoding polynucleotide 5'-phosphatase (similar to uniprot|O13297 Saccharomyces cerevisiae YPL228W CET1 Interacts with Ceg1p the mRNA capping enzyme alpha subunit removes gamma-phosphate from triphosphate-terminated RNA mRNA capping enzyme beta subunit RNA 5'-triphosphatase), whose product MKPSRGLSLTDLVNHDDAPPLNNGDNNVKQEEVQAENLATNPASVLAPGPVIVDTLPPVEAPVSTSDTGNTSHTGAAPQTAVTAESDETDTDDEPGEIVFENTKFRFDDEEQQPQKDKLVKGTSSEKKDKQVNAATKEIQLDSKPVKEQSPKTKDEGDIPVEDADKADNKVETQKKENGIKQEVEPVEQDGKKSVEPAKQSKEDSKKEKDIFQQKTSNASVKNNIKKDLKILSELSSSSLPKRYNVPPIWARKWKPTVKALQAIDSSNLKLDDSILGFIPEDDLTKSVQDWIYATLIAVEPELRQFIEVEMKYGLIIDPSTSNRVNPPVSSQCVFTDLDSTMKPDVDERVFDEFNRYIKNLSELNENMGKFNIIDSHASDLSYRVRTHTERPKFLRMTRDVNTGRIAQFIEKRKISQILLYSPKDSYDTKISISLELPVPENDPPEKYKNHTPTGHRLKKRTSYIHNDSCTRFDITRVENKPIRVNNKNEKEPESDTTYEVELEINTPALLNAFDNIQHDSKEYAAIVRTFLNNGTIVRRKLSSLSYDIYKGSNKL is encoded by the coding sequence ATGAAGCCTAGCAGAGGATTGTCACTCACCGATTTGGTCAACCATGATGACGCTCCGCCCTTGAATAATGGAGATAACAATgtaaaacaagaagaagtgCAAGCTGAGAATCTCGCTACAAATCCAGCTTCTGTTTTGGCTCCAGGCCCAGTCATTGTTGATACTTTACCACCAGTAGAAGCTCCTGTTAGTACTTCCGATACTGGTAATACTAGTCATACTGGAGCAGCACCTCAGACAGCAGTAACAGCTGAGAGTGATGAGACTGATACGGACGATGAACCGGGGGAAATTGTGTTTGAAAATACTAAATTTAGGTTCGATGACGAAGAACAACAACCACAGAAAGATAAACTGGTAAAGGGCACTTCTTCGGAGAAGAAGGACAAGCAAGTAAACGCCGCAACTAAGGAGATTCAGCTGGACTCAAAACCCGTCAAAGAGCAATCtccaaaaacaaaagatgaaGGAGATATTCCCGTAGAGGATGCGGATAAAGCTGATAATAAAGTGGAAACGcaaaaaaaggaaaacgGGATCAAACAAGAAGTCGAACCAGTGGAACAAGATGGTAAGAAATCAGTGGAACCTGCCAAGCAATCCAAAGAGGATTCGAAAAAGGAGAAGGACATCTTTCAGCAAAAGACAAGTAATGCTTCTGTGAAGAACAACATCAAGAAGGACTTGAAGATCCTAAGTGAACTCTCTTCCTCTTCGCTACCTAAAAGATACAATGTTCCGCCTATCTGGgcaagaaaatggaaaccTACTGTCAAGGCTTTACAAGCCAttgattcttcaaatcttaAACTTGACGACTCTATTTTAGGATTTATTCCAGAAGATGACTTGACAAAATCCGTCCAAGATTGGATTTATGCTACGTTGATTGCAGTAGAACCGGAACTAAGGCAATTCATTGAAGTGGAAATGAAATACGGTCTTATCATTGATCCATCGACCTCTAATCGTGTTAACCCTCCGGTGTCCTCTCAATGCGTTTTCACAGATCTTGACTCCACAATGAAGCCggatgttgatgaaagagTTTTTGATGAGTTCAACAGATACATAAAGAACTTATCTGAattaaatgaaaatatggGAAAGTTTAATATAATAGATTCTCATGCCTCAGACTTGAGCTATAGAGTAAGAACTCATACGGAAAGGCCGAAGTTTTTGAGAATGACAAGAGATGTTAACACCGGAAGAATTGCacaatttattgaaaaacgGAAAATTTCACAGATTTTATTGTACTCCCCAAAGGATAGTTATGATACCAAGATTTCAATCAGTTTGGAACTGCCTGTACCCGAAAATGATCCACCTGAAAAGTACAAGAACCATACTCCAACAGGTCATCGTTTAAAGAAACGTACCAGTTACATCCATAATGACTCTTGTACCAGATTTGATATCACTAGGGTGGAAAATAAACCTATTAGAGtcaataacaaaaatgaaaaagaaccTGAATCTGATACAACGTACGAAGTTGAACTGGAAATCAATACACCTGCCCTCTTAAATGCTTTTGATAACATTCAACATGATAGTAAAGAATATGCAGCTATCGTGAGAACCTTTTTGAATAACGGTACCATTGTAAGAAGGAAGCTTTCATCTTTATCCTATGACATTTACAAAGGTTCGAATAAGCTTTGA
- the USV1 gene encoding Usv1p (some similarities with uniprot|Q12132 Saccharomyces cerevisiae YPL230W USV1 Up in StarVation): MPKSLRKKVHSSSTSCNKSFKCQGFGDCRMEFTRQEHLARHIRKHTGEQPFQCHLCLRFFSRLDNLKQHVESVHSVSMATSQLKNSKSTAPCCPGTGTGTSSSTTASPPTPEVLAESSNCSSACNDNPCSSHSIEGLQQPLPAKPASGVFQPFLDVKSTNSNPHLSPLSTASSFSASGYRSASLPLLQFNLSQYLPMMQGIPQGFPQVYSHAMGPNMTASVPAAAAAAAAAPPPPVLSSHMYASSFYYASPVRPVRNCNYGLRTLSSTPVSLAPVPAPTTCGNSSYSLPPPSISYPTSRAQLISTIDSEAHQTSLRKVSTPKKLSLEHILS; the protein is encoded by the coding sequence ATGCCCAAGTcattgagaaagaaggtTCATTCTTCCAGTACGTCTTGTAATAAGTCGTTCAAATGTCAAGGGTTTGGTGATTGTCGCATGGAATTCACAAGACAAGAACATCTTGCAAGACATATCAGGAAACATACGGGTGAACAACCGTTTCAATGCCATCTGTGTCTTAGGTTCTTTTCTAGGTTGGATAATCTGAAACAACATGTGGAATCGGTGCATTCCGTGTCGATGGCCACGTCtcagttgaaaaattccaagaGTACGGCCCCATGTTGCCCAGGAACTGGTACTGGTACCAGTTCCAGTACTACTGCTTCACCGCCAACACCAGAGGTGTTGGCAGAGTCTAGCAATTGCAGCAGTGCCTGCAATGACAACCCGTGCTCGTCCCATTCTATCGAGGGCCTCCAACAACCTTTGCCTGCCAAACCGGCTTCTGGTGTGTTCCAACCGTTTTTGGACGTGAAGAGTACGAATAGTAACCCGCACCTGTCTCCGTTGTCGACAGCTTCGTCATTTTCTGCGTCAGGGTACAGGTCTGCGTCCTTACCATTGTTGCAGTTTAATCTATCGCAATACCTGCCAATGATGCAGGGCATCCCACAAGGTTTTCCTCAGGTATACTCCCATGCGATGGGTCCAAACATGACAGCCAGCGTGcctgctgctgctgctgctgctgctgctgcccCTCCTCCTCCGGTTCTCTCCTCACACATGTATGCATCCTCTTTTTACTACGCTTCACCAGTACGGCCGGTACGAAACTGCAATTACGGTCTTAGGACgctttcttcaacaccGGTGTCTCTGGCACCGGTACCAGCACCCACGACGTGTGGTAACAGCTCTTACTCTTTGCCTCCCCCATCTATCTCATATCCTACGTCTAGAGCCCAATTGATCTCGACGATTGATTCGGAAGCTCATCAGACTTCGTTAAGAAAAGTGTCAACTCCAAAGAAACTCTCTTTAGAGCACATCCTATCATGA
- the SSO1 gene encoding syntaxin (similar to uniprot|P39926 Saccharomyces cerevisiae YMR183C SSO2 encode syntaxin homolog act in late stages of secretion post-Golgi t-SNARE): MSYKNPYAQEYEMQPQQQSYGGSGQNDNDFVGFMNGINNINTGLSHYQQLINNIDVLQRRLLSEVNEEREQQARSELDAVTAEATNLQYQLKDLIKQSQQQAIGDSAKEAQAENSRQRFLKAIQDYRIVEVNYKEQNKEQAKRQYRIVQPEATDDEVEAAISDVGGQQIFSQALLNANRRGEAKTALAEVQQRHQELLKLEKTMAELTQLFNDMEQLVIEQQENIEVIDKQVENAQQDVEQGVGHTNKAVKSARRARKNKIRCIIILALVLAIVVVVIVVPVVVKT, translated from the coding sequence ATGAGTTATAAAAATCCGTATGCTCAGGAATATGAGATGCAGCCTCAGCAGCAGTCTTATGGTGGTTCAGGCCAGAACGATAATGACTTCGTTGGTTTTATGAATGGCATCAATAATATCAATACCGGATTATCTCATTACCAGCAATTGATTAACAACATCGATGTGTTGCAGAGAAGGTTGTTGTCGGAAGTGAACGAGGAAAGGGAACAACAGGCAAGGTCGGAGTTGGATGCAGTTACAGCAGAAGCAACGAACTTACAATACCAATTGAAGGATTTAATCAAGCAATCACAGCAACAAGCCATTGGTGACTCAGCTAAAGAGGCCCAGGCTGAGAATTCAAGACAAAGGTTTTTGAAGGCCATTCAAGATTACAGGATCGTGGAGGTGAATTACAAGGAGCAGAATAAGGAACAAGCTAAGAGGCAATACAGGATTGTACAGCCTGAGGCAACGGATGACGAAGTGGAAGCTGCCATCAGCGATGTTGGTGGTCAACAGATTTTTTCTCAAGCTTTGTTGAATGCTAACAGACGTGGTGAGGCCAAGACTGCTTTGGCTGAAGTGCAGCAACGTCATCAAgagttgttgaagttggAAAAGACGATGGCAGAATTAACACAATTGTTCAACGATATGGAACAATTGGTTATCGAACAACAGGAAAACATCGAAGTCATTGACAAACAAGTCGAGAACGCTCAACAGGATGTGGAACAAGGTGTTGGTCATACAAATAAAGCTGTGAAGTCTGCTAGAAGagcaagaaaaaataagatCAGATGTATTATTATCTTGGCCCTAGTCTTGGCTATTGTGGTCgttgttattgttgttCCAGTTGTTGTTAAGACATAA
- the FAS2 gene encoding trifunctional fatty acid synthase subunit FAS2 (similar to uniprot|P19097 Saccharomyces cerevisiae YPL231W FAS2 Alpha subunit of fatty acid synthetase which catalyzes the synthesis of long-chain saturated fatty acids contains beta-ketoacyl reductase and beta-ketoacyl synthase activities): protein MKPEVEQELAHVLLTELLAYQFASPVRWIETQDVFLKDFNSERVVEIGPSPTLAGMAQRTIKNKYESYDAALSLQRQVLCYSKDAKEIYYTPDPADLAPKEEEEAAAPAAAAAPSAPAAAAAAVAAAPVAAAPAAGPAAEIPDEAVKASLLIHVLVAQKLKKSLEQVPLSKTIKDLVGGKSTVQNEILGDLGKEFGTTPEKPEETPLEELAETFQETFSGSLGKQSSSLISRLLSSKMPGGFTITVARKYLQTRWGLGPGRQDSVLLVALTNEPAARIASEADAKAFLDSMAQKYASIAGVNLAAAASAGAAAGGAGGAGGATIDAAAFDELNKDQRVLARQQLEVLARYLKMDLNQGEKKFLKEKDTVAELQGQLDYLTEELGEYFIQGVSTSFSKKKARVFDSSWNWARQSLLTLYFEIIHGVLKNVDREVVTEAINIMNRSNETLIKFMEYHISHTDETEGENYKLAKQLGQQLIENCKHVLNMDPVYKDISKPTGPKTVVDKNGNIKYSEEPRETVRKLSQYVQEMAVGGPLTKINEGSITEDLKRVYKAISAQASAQNISDSTQLQFETLYGELIQFLESSKEIDASVSTRAAGVDEDALDKDSTKEVASLPTKSAIDKTVSSTIPRETVPFLHLKKKLPSGEWAYDRQLSSLFLDGLEKAAVNGVTYKDKYVLITGAGAGSIGAEVLQGLVQGGAKVIVTTSRFSKKVTDYYQSIYAKYGSKNSTLVVVPFNQGSKQDVEGLIDFIYDDEKNGGLGWDLDAIIPFAAIPENGIELENIDSKSEFAHRIMLTNILRLMGCVKKQKSARGIETRPAQVILPMSPNHGTFGGDGMYSESKLSLETLFNRWHSESWANQLTICGAIIGWTRGTGLMSANNIIAEGIEKMGVRTFSQKEMAFNLLGLLIPEVVTLCQKSPVMADLNGGLQFLTDLKEFTGKLRGELMETSEVRKAVSIETALEHKVVSGENADAAYSKVEVQPRANIQLNFPTLKPYDAIKKLSAPELEGMLNLERVIVVTGFSEVGPWGSSRTRWEMEANGEFSLEGCVEMAWIMGLIKYHNGNLKGRPYTGWADAKTNEPVDDKDIKNKYEAHILEHAGIRLIEPELFNGYNPDKKQMIQEIIIEEDLEPFEASKETADQFKLEHGDKVDILEIPETGEYSIKLLKGATLYIPKALRFDRLVAGQIPTGWDAKTYGISEDTISQVDPITLFVLVSVIEAFISSGITDPYEMYKYVHVSEVGNCSGSGMGGVSALRGMFKDRYKDEPVQNDILQESFINTMSAWVNMLLISSSGPIKTPVGACATAVESLDIGVETILSNKAKICIVGGYDDFQEEGSYEFGNMKATSNTLEEYENGRTPAEMSRPTTTTRNGFMEAQGAGIQVIMTADLALKMGVPIYGILAMTATATDKIGRSVPAPGKGILTTAREHHGNLKFPSPMLDIKYRKRQLLAREQQIKQWVENEIEMLRYELEDVSAEEQQEFIQERTEEIEREASNQLKSAQQQWGNEFYKSDPRIAPLRGALATFGLTIDDLGVASFHGTSTKANDKNESATINEMMKHLGRSEGNPVIGVFQKYLTGHPKGAAGAWMMNGALQILNSGIVPGNRNADNVDKLLEQFEYILYPSHSIQTNGIKAVSVTSFGFGQKGAQAIAIHPDYLYAAVDKRTYEKYVEKCSLREKAAYKYFHHGMINNSLFVVKEHAPYADELEQSVYLDPLARVSGDKKTGELKFTQAKIQSEESFVSESSKKTATVVSGLVENLKQNTSKKSSALQPGVDVELIKSINIDNETFLERNFTKQEIEYCQRQPCPQSSFAGTWSAKEAVFKSLGVKSQGAGAPLKDIEIVREKSGEPPKVQLHNEAAKIASAAGVSNINVSISHDDLQSVAVAIAE from the coding sequence ATGAAACCAGAAGTTGAACAAGAGTTAGCTCACGTCTTATTGACTGAGCTTTTGGCGTATCAATTCGCATCTCCTGTGAGATGGATTGAAACTCAAGATGTTTTCTTGAAGGACTTCAACTCTGAGCgtgttgttgaaattggtCCTTCTCCAACTTTGGCTGGTATGGCTCAAAGAACCATCAAAAACAAGTACGAATCTTACGATGCTGCTTTGTCCTTGCAAAGACAAGTGCTATGTTACTCCAAGGATGCTAAGGAAATTTACTATACTCCTGATCCAGCTGATTTGGCTCctaaagaagaagaagaagctgcaGCTCCAGCCGCTGCTGCAGCTCCTTCAGCTCCGGCTGCTGCAGCTGCCGCAGTTGCCGCCGCCCCTGTTGCCGCCGCCCCAGCCGCAGGTCCAGCTGCTGAAATTCCAGATGAAGCTGTTAAGGCTTCTCTATTGATTCACGTATTAGTCGCacaaaaattgaagaaatctttggaacaagTTCCATTATCAAAGACTATCAAAGACTTGGTCGGTGGTAAGTCTACCGTTCAGAACGAAATTTTGGGTGACTTGGGTAAAGAATTCGGTACCACTCCAGAAAAGCCAGAAGAAACTCCATTAGAAGAATTGGCTGAAACTTTCCAAGAAACTTTCTCTGGATCTTTAGGTAAAcaatcatcttctttgatttcaagattgCTTTCTTCTAAGATGCCTGGTGGTTTCACCATCACCGTTGCCAGAAAATACTTACAAACTCGTTGGGGTTTGGGTCCTGGTAGACAAGATTCCGTTTTACTGGTCGCTTTAACTAACGAACCAGCTGCTCGTATTGCTTCTGAAGCTGATGCAAAGGCATTCTTGGACTCTATGGCTCAAAAATACGCTTCAATTGCTGGTGTCAACTTGGCTGCCGCCGCCTCTGCTGGTGCAGCTGCAGGTGGTGCCGGTGGTGCCGGTGGTGCTACCATTGACGCAGCTGCCTTcgatgaattgaacaagGACCAAAGAGTGTTGGCTCGTCAACAATTAGAAGTCCTTGCTCGTTACTTGAAGATGGATTTGAACCAaggtgaaaagaaattcttgaaggaaaaggaTACCGTTGCCGAATTACAAGGTCAATTGGATTACCTAACAGAAGAATTGGGTGAGTACTTCATTCAAGGTGTCTctacttctttctctaaGAAGAAGGCTAGAGTGTTCGATTCTTCTTGGAACTGGGCTAGACAATCTTTGTTGACTCTATACTTCGAGATTATTCACGGTGTTCTAAAGAACGTTGACAGAGAAGTCGTCACTGAAGCTATCAACATCATGAACAGATCTAACGAAACTTTGATTAAGTTCATGGAATATCATATCTCCCACACTGATGAAACAGAAGGTGAGAACTACAAGTTGGCCAAGCAATTGGGTCAACAGTTGATCGAAAACTGTAAACACGTTTTAAATATGGACCCTGTTTACAAGGATATTTCTAAACCAACTGGTCCAAAGACTGTTGTCGACAAGAATGGTAACATTAAATATTCTGAAGAACCAAGAGAAACCGTCAGAAAATTGTCTCAATatgttcaagaaatggCCGTTGGTGGTCCATTGACCAAGATCAACGAAGGTTCTATCActgaagatttgaagagaGTTTACAAGGCCATTTCTGCCCAAGCTTCCGCTCAAAACATCTCCGATTCTACCCAATTGCAATTCGAAACTTTGTACGGTGAATTGATCCAATTCTTGGAATCatcaaaggaaattgaTGCTTCTGTTTCAACTAGAGCAGCTGGTGTCGATGAAGATGCTTTGGACAAGGACTCCACCAAGGAAGTCGCTTCCTTACCAACGAAGTCTGCCATCGACAAGACCGTTTCATCTACTATTCCAAGAGAAACCGTTCCATTCTTGcacttgaagaagaagttacCAAGTGGTGAATGGGCTTATGACCGTCAACtatcttctttgttcttggaTGGTTTAGAAAAGGCTGCTGTCAACGGTGTCACTTACAAGGATAAATACGTTTTGATCACTGGTGCCGGTGCTGGTTCCATTGGTGCTGAAGTATTGCAAGGTTTAGTTCAAGGTGGTGCCAAGGTTATCGTCACAACTTCTCGTTTCTCTAAGAAGGTTACTGACTACTACCAATCTATTTATGCCAAATATGGTTCTAAGAATTCAACCTTAGTCGTTGTTCCTTTCAATCAAGGTTCCAAACAAGATGTTGAAGGTTTGATTGACTTCATTTACGATGACGAAAAGAACGGCGGTCTAGGCTGGGACTTAGATGCCATCATTCCATTTGCCGCCATACCAGAAAATGGTATCGAATTAGAAAACATCGATTCCAAGTCTGAATTCGCTCACAGAATCATGTTGACTAATATCTTGAGACTAATGGGTTGTGTCAAGAAGCAAAAATCTGCCAGAGGAATTGAAACCAGACCAGCTCAAGTTATCTTGCCAATGTCTCCTAACCACGGTACTTTCGGTGGGGATGGTATGTACTCGGAATCCAAGTTATCTTTGGAAACTTTGTTCAACAGATGGCACTCTGAATCCTGGGCTAATCAATTGACCATTTGTGGTGCTATCATTGGTTGGACCAGAGGTACCGGTTTGATGTCCGCCAATAACATCATTGCTGAAGGTATCGAAAAGATGGGTGTCCGTACATTCTCTCAAAAGGAAATGGCCTTCAACTTGTTGGGTCTTTTGATCCCAGAAGTTGTCACCTTATGCCAAAAGTCTCCAGTTATGGCTGATTTGAACGGTGGTCTACAATTTTTGACTGACTTGAAGGAATTCACCGGTAAGTTGCGTGGTGAATTGATGGAAACTTCCGAAGTTAGAAAGGCTGTTTCCATCGAAACTGCTTTGGAACACAAGGTCGTTTCTGGTGAAAACGCTGATGCTGCTTACTCCAAGGTGGAGGTTCAACCAAGAGCTAACATCCAATTGAACTTCCCAACCTTGAAACCTTACGATGCTATCAAGAAGCTCAGCGCCCCAGAATTGGAAGGTATGTTGAACTTGGAAAGAGTTATCGTTGTTACCGGTTTCTCTGAAGTTGGTCCATGGGGTTCCTCAAGAACCAGATGGGAAATGGAAGCAAATGGTGAATTCTCCTTGGAAGGTTGTGTCGAAATGGCCTGGATTATGGGTTTGATTAAGTATCACAACGGTAACTTGAAGGGTCGTCCATACACCGGTTGGGCTGATGCCAAGACCAACGAACCAGTTGACGATaaggatatcaagaatAAATACGAAGCTCACATCTTGGAACATGCTGGTATCAGATTAATTGAACCagaattgttcaatggtTACAATCCAGataagaaacaaatgattcaagaaatcatcattGAGGAGGACTTGGAGCCATTTGAAGCTTCCAAGGAAACTGCCGATCAATTCAAGCTGGAACATGGTGACAAGGTTGACATTCTGGAAATTCCTGAAACTGGTGAATACTCTATCAAGTTACTGAAAGGTGCTACTTTGTACATTCCAAAGGCTTTGAGATTTGACCGTTTGGTTGCTGGTCAAATTCCAACTGGTTGGGATGCTAAGACTTATGGTATTTCTGAAGATACCATTTCTCAAGTTGACCCAATCACTTTGTTCGTCTTGGTTTCTGTCATTGAAGccttcatttcttctggtaTTACTGATCCATATGAAATGTACAAGTATGTCCACGTTTCTGAAGTCGGTAACTGTTCTGGTTCTGGTATGGGTGGTGTTTCTGCCTTGCGTGGTATGTTCAAGGATCGTTACAAGGATGAACCAGTTCAGAACGATATCTTACAAGaatctttcatcaacaCTATGTCCGCTTGGGTTAATATGTTGTTgatctcttcttctggtCCTATCAAGACCCCAGTCGGTGCTTGTGCTACTGCTGTTGAATCTCTAGACATTGGTGTAGAAACCATCTTGTCTAACAAGGCCAAGATCTGTATTGTTGGTGGTTATGATGatttccaagaagaaggttcTTATGAGTTCGGTAACATGAAGGCTACTTCCAAtactttggaagaatacGAAAATGGTCGTACCCCAGCTGAAATGTCCAGACCTACCACTACAACTCGTAACGGTTTCATGGAAGCTCAAGGTGCCGGTATCCAAGTTATCATGACTGCTGATTTGGCTTTGAAGATGGGTGTTCCAATCTATGGTATCTTGGCTATGACTGCCACTGCCACTGATAAGATCGGTAGATCTGTTCCTGCTCCAGGTAAGGGTATCTTGACCACTGCAAGAGAACATCACGGTAACTTGAAGTTCCCATCTCCAATGTTGGACATCAAGTACAGAAAGAGACAATTGTTAGCTCGTGAACAACAAATCAAGCAATGGGTTGAAAACGAAATTGAAATGTTGAGATACGAATTGGAAGATGTTTCTGCagaagaacaacaagaGTTCATCCAAGAACGTACCGAGGAAATTGAACGTGAAGCTTCTaaccaattgaaatctgCTCAACAGCAATGGGGTAACGAATTCTACAAATCTGATCCAAGAATTGCTCCACTGAGAGGTGCCTTGGCCACTTTCGGTTTGACCATTGATGACTTGGGCGTTGCCTCATTCCATGGTACCAGTACCAAGGCCAACGATAAGAACGAATCTGCCACAATCAACGAAATGATGAAGCATTTGGGCAGATCCGAAGGTAACCCAGTTATTGGTGTGTTCCAAAAGTACTTGACTGGTCATCCAAAGGGTGCCGCTGGTGCATGGATGATGAACGGTGCTTTGCAAATTTTGAACTCTGGTATTGTTCCAGGTAACCGTAATGCAGACAACGTTGATAAATTATTGGAACAATTCGAATACATTTTGTACCCATCTCATTCTATCCAAACCAACGGTATCAAGGCCGTCTCCGTGACATCTTTCGGTTTCGGTCAAAAGGGTGCTCAAGCTATTGCTATCCACCCAGACTACTTGTACGCTGCTGTCGACAAGAGAACTTACGAAAAGTATGTTGAGAAATGCTCTTTGAGAGAAAAGGCCGCATACAAATACTTCCACCACGGTATGATCAACAATTCCTTGTTCGTCGTCAAGGAACACGCACCATACGCTgatgaattggaacaaAGTGTCTACTTGGACCCATTGGCTAGAGTCTCTGGTGACAAGAAGACCGGTGAACTAAAATTCACACAAGCCAAGATTCAATCTGAAGAGTCTTTCGTTTCTGAATCGAGCAAGAAGACAGCCACCGTTGTGAGCGGATTAGTCGAGAACTTGAAGCAAAACACTTCCAAGAAATCCTCTGCTTTGCAACCAGGTGTTGACGTTGAATTGATCAAGAGTATCAACATTGACAACGAAACtttcttggaaagaaacttcacaaaacaagaaatcGAATACTGTCAAAGACAACCTTGTCCACAATCTTCCTTCGCTGGTACTTGGTCCGCTAAGGAAGCCGTGTTCAAGTCATTGGGCGTTAAATCTCAAGGTGCTGGCGCTCCATTGAAGGACATCGAAATTGTCCGTGAAAAGTCCGGCGAACCACCAAAGGTCCAGCTACATAACGAAGCTGCCAAGATCGCTTCTGCCGCTGGTGTCTCAAACATTAACGTCTCCATATCTCACGATGATTTGCAATCTGTTGCCGTTGCAATCGCTGAATAA